In Gammaproteobacteria bacterium, a single genomic region encodes these proteins:
- a CDS encoding AAA family ATPase, with product MRIENIEIRNYRLFRDAKLGNLPQLTIVVGANGSGKSTLFDVFSFLKDSLTHNVATAVARRGGFGELVSRGCEGPIGITVQFRESGGRLATYILEIDTQDGRIVVAREILRYRRGRYGKPWHFVDFSRGEGSAITNESVYGQEGVQAEREEYKLDDPSVLAIKGLGQFRRFRVVSEFRSLIENWHISNFHISDARPSVEAGYAEHLSTRGDNAAQVAQYLFQHHPDCFDRVLKAMGMRVPGVSRVEAKPTEDGRLVLRFQDHAFRDPFIARYVSDGTIKMFAYLILLYDPKPHPLLAVEEPENQLYPDLLIELVEEFRDYARRGGQVFVSTHSPYFLNGAGLDEVFWLAKENGYTTVRRASTDELLQNLVHEGDKLGTLWKQGLFKGAGPR from the coding sequence ATGCGTATCGAGAATATCGAGATACGAAACTACCGGCTGTTCCGCGACGCGAAGCTCGGGAATCTCCCCCAGCTCACGATTGTCGTGGGAGCCAACGGTTCGGGCAAATCCACCCTGTTCGATGTCTTCAGCTTCCTGAAGGACTCCTTGACCCACAACGTGGCGACCGCGGTGGCTCGTCGTGGCGGCTTCGGAGAGCTGGTGTCGCGCGGCTGCGAAGGGCCGATCGGGATCACGGTTCAGTTTCGAGAGAGTGGCGGGCGGCTCGCGACCTACATCCTTGAGATCGATACACAGGACGGGCGGATCGTCGTCGCCCGCGAGATACTCCGCTATCGCCGAGGGAGGTATGGGAAGCCGTGGCATTTCGTCGACTTCAGCCGTGGAGAGGGATCCGCGATCACCAACGAGTCGGTGTACGGGCAGGAGGGTGTGCAGGCGGAACGCGAGGAATACAAGCTGGACGACCCCAGCGTGCTGGCCATCAAGGGACTGGGGCAGTTCCGTCGTTTCCGGGTGGTGTCGGAGTTCCGGAGCCTGATCGAGAACTGGCACATTTCGAACTTTCATATCTCGGATGCGAGACCCAGTGTGGAGGCGGGGTACGCAGAGCACCTTTCAACCAGGGGCGACAACGCTGCCCAGGTCGCCCAATACCTCTTCCAGCACCATCCTGACTGTTTCGACCGGGTCCTCAAGGCGATGGGCATGCGGGTCCCGGGCGTCAGCCGGGTGGAGGCGAAGCCAACGGAGGATGGCCGTCTGGTGCTCCGGTTCCAGGACCACGCCTTCCGTGATCCGTTCATCGCTCGCTACGTGAGTGACGGAACGATCAAGATGTTCGCGTACCTGATCCTCCTCTATGACCCCAAGCCGCATCCGCTTCTCGCGGTTGAGGAACCGGAGAACCAGCTCTACCCGGATCTTTTGATCGAACTGGTCGAGGAATTTCGGGACTACGCGAGACGTGGCGGCCAGGTCTTCGTGTCGACGCACTCCCCCTACTTCCTGAACGGTGCCGGGCTGGACGAGGTGTTCTGGCTGGCCAAGGAGAATGGCTATACGACCGTGCGGCGGGCGTCCACCGATGAATTGCTACAGAACCTCGTTCACGAGGGTGACAAGCTG